The genomic window TCCTGATGAGAAAGGGTCCAAAACAgtcggtgcctgtgtgtgtaaatggtggCTGGCCTGGTATAATACGATCTTCAGGAAGGTCAGCCATTTCTTGAGTCATTGGTCGTGCACAGATGGCCCTGCACTTCATGCAACTCCTTACCACAGAACGTGCAACAGCATTTGCATGTACAACCCAAAATTTTTGTCTCAACTCAGAGAGAAGATAGTTCTGACCACAGTGAGCTAACTTCTCGTGATGCCACCTCACCATCAGCTTCACCAAAGATGACTTATTGGGTAGGATAATTGGATGAGTGGCATTGAAGTGACGCCCAGAGTGTCTTAGCCGCCCACCTACTCTAAGCAAGCCATCTTGTAGAAAAGGTCTTAATCTCACTATCTTGCTTGAGGCTTGTACTCTCCCATCTGGCTTTCGTGACAGAGAGACAATTTCAGATGAGTAGTTCTCTTGTTGAACTAATttccatatgtgtgtttctgcatctgtTATTTCTTTGCTACTAAGGCAATTAACGTCAGGCAACTTGGGTACATACTTTCGCTTCAAGAATCGTCTGACCCATGCATGACAACGCACAAACTTCTGCCAGTTCGAGAAACGAGAGGCAAACTCCTCAATGAATGACATTACTGTTGTCACTGTCTCACATACCATGACAGACACCTTTACTTCTACATCATCTTCCAGTGATCCATGTTTAACATCTTCTGGAACTTGTGGCCAGCTGGATTCAGGTTCATGAAGAAATCTTGGTCCTCTAATCCACATTTCAGACGTTAAAAAAGTATCAACATCAAGACCTCTAGATGCAAGGTCAGCAGGATTACTCTTTGTGTCTACATATCTCCAAGCACTTGCTGAAGACAGTTCTCGGATTAGGTTCACTCGATTTGCGACAAAGGTGTGGTAACGAGCCTTCTGATTGAACAAGTACTTGAGCACTGAAGTGCTGTCTGTCCAAAAGACTGAATCTTCCAATTTCAACCCCAGTTCCTTTCGTAATTTACAGTCCATTCGAGCTGCAACGGTGGCAGCCGTCAGTTCTAGTCTTGGAATAGTTGTCGGTTTCAGAGGTGCAACTCTTGCTCGTGCCATAACCAAAGTGCAGTATACCCTTTCCGAGGCATTTACCATCTTCAAGTAGGAGGCTGTGCCATAACCAGACTGACTTGCATCTGCAAAATGATGGAGCTGATAAGAAATGACGGAACCAAAGGAAATGGGCACTAGGCTTCGTGGCAGCTTAAATCTTGACAATTTTGGTAACTGTTCCAACCATTTTCTCCAACGAGCAGCTTCCTTATCACCCATATTTTCATCCCAGCCTAACTGCATCTGACACATGTCTTGAAGAATCATTTTTGCTGGCAGTGTCAAGGGCGCCACCATGCCAAGTGGGTCATATATAGATGCTACGATAGATAAAACTCCTCGGCGTGTTAGTGGCTTGTCGCCAAGGCAGATTTTGAATGTGAAGCAATCTTCGGCCATCGACCAGTGTACACCCAAGGTCCTTTCAACTGGGAGATCATCCTTACTGAGGTCTAGAGAAGCAACCGACGCATCCCTCTCCGATTCAGGAATCTTCTTGAGCACGTCCTTGTTATTGGCTGTCCATTGGTTCAGACGCCAACCACCTGCATTACAGAGAGCAATGAGAtctttgatgatttttatcagtctctctttgtcaTCATGGGCCAGCAGGAGATTATCAACATAAAAACTTTGTATTATGGCAGTGACAGCTTGTTCATCAAAAACCTCACCGTGGTCCTCAGCAGTCTTCCTTAAGGCATAATTTACACAGCTAGGAGAGGATCTAGCACCAAAAACATGAACATTCATTCGGTAATCACTTACAGgcttattgatatcaccatctgACCACCATAAAAAACGGAACACATCACGATCCTCTAGGGGAACCTTGACCTGATAAAACATCTCCTCGATGTCCGCTGTGACTGCATAGTGACCATGCCTGAACCGCATGAGTACCCCTATTAGAGGATTTGTGAGGTCTGGCCCTTGAAGAAGATGGTCATTTAGGGAAGTGCCATTGAATTTAGCTTTAAGGTCATAGACGACACGTACCTTCAGCTTAGTGGGATGACGCACAGCATGATGTGGCATGTACCATATTCTACCATCATTTCGTTCTAATCCTGATGGAGGTACTATTTCAGCATACTGTTTActtatattcttttccatttgagTGATGTATGTCTCCTTGAAAGTCTTGTCAGATTCCAGCTTCCTTTTGAGGCTTTTCATTCTACGTACAGCCATTTCACGATTGTTTGGAAGTGGACTACTGTCCCTGAAGGGGAGTTTGACTACATATTTACCCGATTCTTGATGGATGGACTGTGAGATCTTATCGGAAAATAACTTATCTTCCAGTGAATCTTCACGTTGGGAATGAACTTCCTTTTCCCAAAAGTCAGCATTGAAGTGCTCTCGTAAGCACTCGCCAAGATCTTGTGTTGGGGAAATATGATATACCGGGGCAGTCAAAGGGTTCCTGGGGCCAGTTGGTCCAAAGACAACCCAGCCAAATCTGGTAAGATAGGCTGAGGGTTCGTCATCAGTCCCATGTCTCTGGTCGAGTATGTGACGGTTCAAAATGCTATTGAGTCCAATTATAAGTTCCACCTCTTGATTGTCGCCAGGCAATCTTTGTAGATCCACATCATTCAGATGAAGCCATTTTTTAGTCCAGTTCACGGGCATCATGCTGTCAGTAGTTATGCTGAGTTTGTCTGTAATGTACACTTCATTTACGGTAATGTTATTTCCACCGCCTATACTGCTCAACATAAGTGGTACACGCTCGTTGCACATGAATATtccattttcagttttcattgctTGCCTCACTGGTAGGCCTTGGATTCCCAAACATTGTATTAAGCTTCGAGCAGCCAGAGTTGGTGCAGCACCACCATCTATGAAGGCGTAAGTGGAGACGCTGTTATTCACTCGGACAGGCAGgatcttcatcataatcctccCATCAGGCTCACAATCAAGAATATTAGCACAGGGTAGAGCATCTGTTAATGGAGAATTAACACTTGGGGTCACACTTCCCTTGGCTTCTATGCCACCCCCAGTTGAGGAACTAGGTGTACCCAATTTCTCGTAACAGTCAGGTATGTTCTCATTGCTGAACACCTCAACACTCCCAGTTGGAGATCTCTTGTACTTACGGGATGGTGCAAAACTCTTTGCTATTGGCCGGTGTAAGTGTGTGGTGATAGTAGGCACCACATCGATCGCACTGGCTCTTGTCATTACAGAAACGATGGCCATGGCCGGGTTTTAAGCAGCGAAAACATAGCTTGTTGTGTGTGACAATATCCCATCGTTCGTCAACATCTTTCCTGCCGAACTTATAACATGCAAAAAGCTTATGTCCTTGGCCATTACAACAGTGGCATTTATCGCTGGTACTTGGGGTCATATCCATTGCATTCATATCCAGAGCATGGACATTTAGACTGTTTACAGGCTTCCGAATGATGATGGGTTTATTGGTCGTGTGACTTGGCTTACCTCTTCCTGCTTCAATATAACGTATTTCCTCTGCTACCCTGGCTTGATCTTTAACAAATTTAACAAGTGCAGAGAATGAACTTGCAGATTTAGTGCCAGGATCTACACATCTCGAGGCCCACTTGGTTCTCAAGTATCTCGGTAGCTTACCAACAATTTTAGATATTGTCTCACGCAACTCCATCCGGCAGATATTATCACCTAAGGCCATCTCTACATTAAATAGGTAGGAGCCGTATTTCTTTAGACCTTCTGCATCTCCAACTTCAATGTCTTTCCATGCAAATAATTTTGAGATGAAGGACTCGAGGAGTTCACTGgagttttcatattcttctctcagCATCCTCCACGCTTCGTCATATCCATGGTCAGGTGGTAGGTGAAGGCAACCTTCAATAAGGTCCTTTGGTGGGCCATCCAACTGGTTGTAGAGCTGTGTGAGCCTTCGCCTTGGATCATTAGTGTTGCTCTCCACATTCCATTCAAATGTCCTACAGAACTGAGTGAATTTCGAAAAATCTCCATCAAAACGTTCTAATTTAACTGGAGGGAGTAATGATATGCGAGCCTGTTCTTGTTGGGTTAAAACTGACTGGTTCATAGCACAAACCATCTGAGCCACTTCATCCATATTCAGTGTCCTTGAAGGTGATGGATGGCTGGTGAAATCATGGCCTGAGGTATGGCAGCAAGGTACTCTGTTGATGTTTGCAAAAGGAGCAGCTGAAGGATGTAGGTTACTCCTTGTCAATAGGTTCTCATTAGGTTCTGGAATGGTAGTAAGTGGTGTAATGGGGAGCTTACCTTGGGCAATATTAGCTCCATTTAGTACAGGATTGACTGGAGTTGACCATTTAGGTAGGAGAGTTTCAGGGACTATGGCAGCATTGACAGCAAAGTGGACTGGCCCTTCAGTCACGTTGACTTCACTTTCACGACTCACTTG from Penaeus vannamei isolate JL-2024 chromosome 5, ASM4276789v1, whole genome shotgun sequence includes these protein-coding regions:
- the LOC113799958 gene encoding uncharacterized protein, translating into MAIVSVMTRASAIDVVPTITTHLHRPIAKSFAPSRKYKRSPTGSVEVFSNENIPDCYEKLGTPSSSTGGGIEAKGSVTPSVNSPLTDALPCANILDCEPDGRIMMKILPVRVNNSVSTYAFIDGGAAPTLAARSLIQCLGIQGLPVRQAMKTENGIFMCNERVPLMLSSIGGGNNITVNEVYITDKLSITTDSMMPVNWTKKWLHLNDVDLQRLPGDNQEVELIIGLNSILNRHILDQRHGTDDEPSAYLTRFGWVVFGPTGPRNPLTAPVYHISPTQDLGECLREHFNADFWEKEVHSQREDSLEDKLFSDKISQSIHQESGKYVVKLPFRDSSPLPNNREMAVRRMKSLKRKLESDKTFKETYITQMEKNISKQYAEIVPPSGLERNDGRIWYMPHHAVRHPTKLKVRVVYDLKAKFNGTSLNDHLLQGPDLTNPLIGVLMRFRHGHYAVTADIEEMFYQVKVPLEDRDVFRFLWWSDGDINKPVSDYRMNVHVFGARSSPSCVNYALRKTAEDHGEVFDEQAVTAIIQSFYVDNLLLAHDDKERLIKIIKDLIALCNAGGWRLNQWTANNKDVLKKIPESERDASVASLDLSKDDLPVERTLGVHWSMAEDCFTFKICLGDKPLTRRGVLSIVASIYDPLGMVAPLTLPAKMILQDMCQMQLGWDENMGDKEAARWRKWLEQLPKLSRFKLPRSLVPISFGSVISYQLHHFADASQSGYGTASYLKMVNASERVYCTLVMARARVAPLKPTTIPRLELTAATVAARMDCKLRKELGLKLEDSVFWTDSTSVLKYLFNQKARYHTFVANRVNLIRELSSASAWRYVDTKSNPADLASRGLDVDTFLTSEMWIRGPRFLHEPESSWPQVPEDVKHGSLEDDVEVKVSVMVCETVTTVMSFIEEFASRFSNWQKFVRCHAWVRRFLKRKYVPKLPDVNCLSSKEITDAETHIWKLVQQENYSSEIVSLSRKPDGRVQASSKIVRLRPFLQDGLLRVGGRLRHSGRHFNATHPIILPNKSSLVKLMVRWHHEKLAHCGQNYLLSELRQKFWVVHANAVARSVVRSCMKCRAICARPMTQEMADLPEDRIIPGQPPFTHTGTDCFGPFLIRKGRSNLKRYGIVFTCLTSRAVHIEVMDSMETDSFINALRRFTARRGPVKSIRSDNGTNLVGAEKVLRQELQLLDQTAICDTMSTRGISWCFNPPHASHFGGVWERQIRSIRRVLSGICYQQTLTDDSLHTLFCEVEAIINGRPLTRVTDDPDCLQPLTPSMLLNLKGSPGPVMNTDNKNLYARRRWKQVQYLADLFWKRWSKEYLPLLQERQKWNIKRRDVKKGDIVLALDERLPRGTWPLARVIEVMCDSDGHVRSAKLKTVSGEYIRPISKMCLLLESEINTEN